The following is a genomic window from Lysinibacillus sp. JNUCC-52.
GAGATGAACAATCTACTTGGGCCTTATTTAAGGCATACATAAATAGATGATTATGTGTATCAATGAAACCTGGGATTAATGTTGCCCCATTTAAATCGAGTTCCTTTGCATTTATTTCGAGAACTAACGAATCCTCTGCCTGCTTAAATTGCGCTTTAGACCATATTCCTACAATTCTTCCTCTATAAGAAGCTAAAACATTAGCACGAGTATTTTGAGCATCTAAAGTGATAATATTTGCATTTCTTATAAGTAAATCAACCTTCATCATATAATTCCTCCTAAAAGTAATTTAATTTAACAAAAATTAAAAGAAGCAATGGTATTGACAATAAAGAAAAAATTGTTGAAATTACTGTTACAATTGCACCTAATTTATCGTTCGCATTATATTTACTAAATAAAATAGATGACAATGTCAAAGCAGGCATTGTAGCTTGAATTAATAAAGTTTGTGCAATTACATGATCGAGCGTAATAAACCTTATCATTATGAATGCTACAACCGGCAAACCTAGGAGTTTAACGAGTGTAGGAATAATCGATTTACTTTTTAGTGCTGTAAATTGCATTTTATTTACAGACATTATAAGTATTCCGATATAAAACATGGCGAGTGGAGAGGCAAGTGCGGCTAATTGATTTGTTAACGTAATAAAAATCATAGGAGGACGATAATTAACAAAAGCGAATAATAAGCCACACACAATTGCAATGGTAGGAATATTAATCATCGATTTCAGCGTGTTAAATGAAAATTTTACCGACTTTTGCAGCAACATAACGCCAAAAGTCCAAATGACCAAATCAACACCTGCATCAAAAATGGCAGCATATAAGGCACCTTTAGGCCCTAAAATAGCCGCACATAATGGTATGCCGATAAAGCCTGTATTGCCAAGTCCAGAGAGAAGGGCAACTTCAGGTTTCATCGTACTATCTTTATCAAATATAGTGATGGATAGCCATCCTATTAAAATGCCAACTATACTAATAATAATTGACAGCCCAAAGACTATACCAATATTTTTAAGAATAGAATGATCGATTTCTACTTTAAAGATACTCGATAGAATAATACAGGGCATCGCGACATTTACGATAATGAGCGTGTAGGTTTTACGAGTACTATCATTAATCGGCGTAATCCGAGCAAGTAATACACCTATTAAAATCATAAATCCTATCAATAAAATCGATTCAAAGACAACAGTATACTCCATTAAATGCACTTCCTAAAACAATCATTAGTAAACTATTTTTAATGCACATAGAGACTTAGATTTCAGTAAACTGACAATATAACGTTTTAAGTTCAGTAAAATGCAAGAGGAACACTACATAACCACATAGTATTGATGGATAGAGAATAACTCCTTTCTAAAAAGTAAATAAAATAACTTATTGTGATGTACGTACCAGTATAGTTAGGTTTATCTACCTTTTGAGGTTTAATTTGGAATAGTATATAAAATTTAAATTACGATTGTCAACATAAAAATGGTTTAAAGTAGAAAAAAATAATTCGAAAGAGAATTATTATGCATTTTCAAAAATGTGACATAGTTATTTCTAGTATATAATTTTTTTATAGCTATTATTACTGTTGCATTATCTAAGTATTGGACAACAAAGAACGGTACTATTTCCTTCGTCTGGTTTAGCGTATTTACCCTCTTTTGTATTAAAAAACTTCTTCTAAATAGTAAATTTATGCTTTTTGAATTAAACTATTATAAACGGAAGGAGATAATTTATTATGCATTCAATTAACAAAATAGGTGACCGTTTTTGGTTTATTACGCCAATCTCAGAAACCGATCGTCCCATTCTAGGAATGGTAGTAGGCAATAACAAAACATTAATGATCGATGCAGGTAACTCGGAAGATCATGTACAGTATTTTCAGGATGAACTTTTAAAAATGGGGGTTCCTAATGCGGATATGGTAGTTTTAACGCACTGGCATTGGGATCATATTTTTGGCCTTTCAGCATTACGTAATCTCGTTTCCATTGCTAGCAGCGCAACAAAGGAAGAAATGGAGAAATTAATTCCGTTCTCTTGGTCAGATGAAGCGATCGATGAGCGTGTAAAAGAGGGAATTGAAATTGAATTTTGCGCTAGTGCGATTAAAGAAGAATTCAAAGATCACCGTGATATTAATATTGTTTTACCAGATATGACGTTTGATAAACGGGTGGAAATTGATCTAGGTGGGATAACTTGTATTGTTCAACATGTTGGAGGGGACCATGCAGCGGATTCTGTAGTTGTCTATATTAAAGAAGAAAAGATTCTTTTCCTTGCTGACTGCATTTATCCTAATCTTTATGCTGTAAAAGAAAATTATACAATTAAGGAAACACTGCGATTATTGGATGTTTTAGAGCAATTTGATGCAGACACATATATCCCTTCCCATCAAAAGCCGATTTCAAAAGAAGAGTTTAATCAAGAAGTGGTGAAGCTTCGAACAATTGCCAACTTTACAGATCGTCTTGGTGGAGACCAACAAAACATTATTAAGGAATATGAAAAACACGTTCAAAGAGAACTGACAGAAGACGAACGCGAAACAATCGCTAACTTTGTAAATGGTTATTAATTCAAAATAATAATACTGCGGTTGATTTCCGTTACGGGCGACGCTTTCCGCGGGCACAGAGTAAGCCGCAACCCTCGCTAACGCGCGGATTGTTGCGTCTTACGTGCTGTGCTGTTCCCGCAGGAGACGCCCCCCTTCACTCCAATCAACTAGTGTCACATTCTCTTGCAGAGGAAAAGTATAAAATACAGCACAATTATCGCACTTAGTCGTCTGCTTCAATTATTAAAAAATAACTTTAGAAGACTACTGCGGTTGATTTCCGTTACGGGCGACGCTTTCCGCGGGCACAGGGTAAGCCGCAACCCTCGCTAACGCGCGGATTGTTGCGTCTTACGTGCTGTGCTGTTCCCGCAGGAGACGCCCCCCTTCACTCCAATCAACTAGTGTCACATTCTCTTGCAGAGGAAAAGTATAAAATACAGCACAATTATCGCACTTAGTCGTCTGCCTCAATCATTAAAAGATAAATTTAGAAGAATACTGCGGTTGATTTCCGTTACGGGCGACGCTTTCCGCGGGCACAGGGTAAGCCGCAACCCTCGCTAACGCGCGGATTGTTGCGTCTTACGTGCTGTGCTGTTCCCGCAACTAGTGAAATTGTTTGAGAATTGTTTGAGTGCCTGACACCGATAAAAAAGGCATTAAGAATGACTTCTTAATGCCTTTTGTCGATGAACTGAGGAAGTAGTGTCCGCCACTTCCTTTTTCTTTTTTATAAAATTAAGCTAACAATAATACCTGATAGCACGCTTACAAGTGTAGCACCAAATAATAATTTTAAGCCAAAGCGTGCGACTACATTACCTTGCTTTTCATTGAGACTTTTTACAGCACCGACAATGATACCAATCGATGAGAAGTTGGCAAAGGAAACAAGGAATACAGAAAGAATACCCATTGTACGTTCACTAAAGTGATGATCGCCTCCTGATAAATCCAACATCGCCACAAATTCATTCGTTACCAGTTTAGTCGCCATAATTGATCCAGCACTAACTGCTTCAGAGAAAGGAATCCCCATGATGAAGGCAACTGGTGCAAAGATATAACCTAGAATACTTTGGAACGAAATGCCGAACAATAGCTCAAACACACTATTGAATCCAGCCATCAATGCAATAAACCCAATTAACATGGCGCCGACGATAATGGCAACCTTAAAGCCATCAAGAATATATTCACCAAGCATTTCGAAGAAGGATTGCTTTTCATGTTCTATTTCTAAAATATCCTCGTTCGGGTCAATTTCATACGGATTCATAATTGTAGCGATAATAAAACCACCAAATAGATTTAGAACTAATGCCGTCACAATATATTTTGGTTCTAGCATTGTCATATAAGCACCTACGATGGACATGGATACAGTTGACATGGCCGATGCACATAGAGTATATAATCGCTGTTTAGAAAGTAGACCGAGCTGTTTTTTTAATGTGATGAAAACCTCTGATTGGCCGACCATCAATGAAGCAACAGCATTATAAGATTCAAGTTTTCCCATTCCGTTTACTTTACTTAATACCCATCCAATTCCTTTCATAATAAACGGAAGGATTTTTAGATGCTGTAAAATCCCAATTAATGCAGAAATAAATATAATAGGTAGTAATACTGTTAAAAAGAATGGCGCTTCCCCTTCGTTCGCTAAGCCGCCAAAGACAAAGGAAACCCCTTCGCTTGCATATTCGAGCAACTTGTTAAAAACAGTAGCTATGCCCTTAATAATAATTAACCCAAATTCTGTATTTAACAATAACAATGACAATAGAATTTGAATAACAATCATGGTGATAATTGGTTTGAATTTTATTTCTTTACGATTGGTACTTGCCAACCATGCCAAAAATAGCACAATAAGAATACCTATAATTGAAATAATGTATTGCATATGTAACCTCCTGATGAATTAAAACATGATGTGTTAGCTTTTCATAAAACCTTTCGCATTAGAAACTTTTTTTATTTTGATTGTAGTTATAATGTGTATATTGCCCAATTTAATAAAAAGAAACCGTACGTATTAATTTTAATTAAGCTTTTCTGTTTAATGGTAACTAAGTGATATTAATAGAAAGTTGATAAAAAAGCAAAAAAAATGATTATAAACGAGTTTTTTGGTGAGTCTTAGGAAATAAAAGGATGAAAAATACACTTATTTACATACCTGAATTTAGTTAATAGCTCGGCTGACAAATGATACTTAGATATAGGATAATGGTGATATATTCGAAATAGACAAACCTATTTAATGAAGGGAGTGCAAATTAATGAATGTGGAAGAGGTAATGCAAGAACTTGAGGCGCTAGGGAAGGAACGAACTAAAAAAATATACATGTCCAATGGTGCACATGAGCCACTTTTTGGAGTGGCAACAGGTGCAATGAAGCCTATAGCGAAGAAAATAAAAATTAATCAACCTTTAGCTGAAGAGCTTTATGCATCGGGGAACTATGACGCAATGTATTTTGCTGGCATTATTGCCGATCCTAAAGCAATGACGGAGTCCGATTTTGACCGTTGGATGGATTCGGCATATTTTTATATGTTGTCTGATTATGTAGTAGCTGTTACGTTAGCCGAAGCGGATATTGCCCAACAAGTTGCTGATAAATGGATTGCTAGTGGGGAAGAGCTGAGGATGTCAGCGGGCTGGAGCTGCTACTGCTGGCTTTTAGGAAATCGTAAAGATATTGAATTTTCCAAGGATAAGATTGCCACTATGCTAGAAAACGTGGAAAATTCAATTCACGATTCGCCAGAAAGAACGAAATCTGCCATGAATAATTTCCTAACGACAGTAGGTGTTTCGTATATACCACTGCACGACATGGCGCTTGCCACTGCTAAAGCGGTGGGGCTAGTAGAACTAAAAAAGGACAATAAAAAAAGTAGCTTCCTTCATGCTTATGAAAGTATTCAAAAGGAAGTTTATAAAGGAAGAATTGGCTTTAAACGTAAATATGTTAGATGTTAAAAGTACCGAAATCACCTAGTGTGAGCATCATTAACCCTTGAGTTTCGAGGGTTTTTTATTACTGCTAAATAGACATTACCCCGCAAGTTAGTCTTGTAAGGAGGACTTTAATGAACCAACATAAAATCTCTGTTATACCATACAGCCCTGAATTTTCTAGGGAAACAGTAGCAATGTGGCGTGATAGCAAGGAAAAGGCCATTGGTCAAAAAGAAATACACAGCTTTGAAGATCATGTTTATTTTTTAAATCATATATTACTTGAGCAATATCAAATAGATTTAGCATTTATGGAAGAGTCAGTTGTTGGGATGATTGCCTATCATGATAGTGAGATAAGCCAACTATATATTCATGTCGATTATCAAGGGTTTGGTATAGGTCGCACATTATTAAATAAAGCAAAAAGCCTATCAAGTGGGAGATTAACATTATATACATTTGAAATAAACGAAAAGGCACAACGTTTCTATGAAAAACATGGATTTGTAGTTATCGGTAGAGGGCATGAAAATGAAGAAAATTTACCTGATATTCAATATGAATGGATAAGTCAACATAATAACTCCTAGCGAAAATTTCCAGGTTTGTGTGCCTGGCACTTTACAGGTGAAACTTATTGCCGAAACAACCGTATATGTTTAATAGTAAGATTTTGTAAAGGGGATATTACATATGCGAAGTCGTTCTATTAAACAAGTAACACCTCAAAATTTCGGGATAGTTTTTTTACATGAGCAATTTGATGAGATTTATAAGCAATGTAATGAAGACTTTAAAGAGATGATTTCTTATGAGCAGTTTAATGAGCTGGCGAGGTCCTTTAACTCGAATGTTAAAAACTATGAATTAATTAGTGAGACAACATTAAATTATGTACATTCATATGTTTGGGTAGATGATCAGCAAGAAAAAGCTATAAATGTCATGATGGATTCACACAATAGGATACATGGGTTATTATTAAAACCTTTTTTGAGTTTTCCAGAAAGTGATAAAAAGTATACGCAAAATACATATATCATGCCTTTGAATGAAGAATGGTATGTATTTTGGGGTGGGGTAAATGAATTTATCAATTACCATTATGCTTATGAAACGCAAAGGTATGCATATGATTTAGTAATTATGAAGAACGGTACAACATTTAAAGATTCTGCAATGTGCAATGAAAACTATTACGC
Proteins encoded in this region:
- a CDS encoding AEC family transporter, which codes for MEYTVVFESILLIGFMILIGVLLARITPINDSTRKTYTLIIVNVAMPCIILSSIFKVEIDHSILKNIGIVFGLSIIISIVGILIGWLSITIFDKDSTMKPEVALLSGLGNTGFIGIPLCAAILGPKGALYAAIFDAGVDLVIWTFGVMLLQKSVKFSFNTLKSMINIPTIAIVCGLLFAFVNYRPPMIFITLTNQLAALASPLAMFYIGILIMSVNKMQFTALKSKSIIPTLVKLLGLPVVAFIMIRFITLDHVIAQTLLIQATMPALTLSSILFSKYNANDKLGAIVTVISTIFSLLSIPLLLLIFVKLNYF
- a CDS encoding MBL fold metallo-hydrolase; this translates as MHSINKIGDRFWFITPISETDRPILGMVVGNNKTLMIDAGNSEDHVQYFQDELLKMGVPNADMVVLTHWHWDHIFGLSALRNLVSIASSATKEEMEKLIPFSWSDEAIDERVKEGIEIEFCASAIKEEFKDHRDINIVLPDMTFDKRVEIDLGGITCIVQHVGGDHAADSVVVYIKEEKILFLADCIYPNLYAVKENYTIKETLRLLDVLEQFDADTYIPSHQKPISKEEFNQEVVKLRTIANFTDRLGGDQQNIIKEYEKHVQRELTEDERETIANFVNGY
- a CDS encoding NupC/NupG family nucleoside CNT transporter; amino-acid sequence: MQYIISIIGILIVLFLAWLASTNRKEIKFKPIITMIVIQILLSLLLLNTEFGLIIIKGIATVFNKLLEYASEGVSFVFGGLANEGEAPFFLTVLLPIIFISALIGILQHLKILPFIMKGIGWVLSKVNGMGKLESYNAVASLMVGQSEVFITLKKQLGLLSKQRLYTLCASAMSTVSMSIVGAYMTMLEPKYIVTALVLNLFGGFIIATIMNPYEIDPNEDILEIEHEKQSFFEMLGEYILDGFKVAIIVGAMLIGFIALMAGFNSVFELLFGISFQSILGYIFAPVAFIMGIPFSEAVSAGSIMATKLVTNEFVAMLDLSGGDHHFSERTMGILSVFLVSFANFSSIGIIVGAVKSLNEKQGNVVARFGLKLLFGATLVSVLSGIIVSLIL
- a CDS encoding DNA alkylation repair protein, whose product is MNVEEVMQELEALGKERTKKIYMSNGAHEPLFGVATGAMKPIAKKIKINQPLAEELYASGNYDAMYFAGIIADPKAMTESDFDRWMDSAYFYMLSDYVVAVTLAEADIAQQVADKWIASGEELRMSAGWSCYCWLLGNRKDIEFSKDKIATMLENVENSIHDSPERTKSAMNNFLTTVGVSYIPLHDMALATAKAVGLVELKKDNKKSSFLHAYESIQKEVYKGRIGFKRKYVRC
- a CDS encoding GNAT family N-acetyltransferase, giving the protein MNQHKISVIPYSPEFSRETVAMWRDSKEKAIGQKEIHSFEDHVYFLNHILLEQYQIDLAFMEESVVGMIAYHDSEISQLYIHVDYQGFGIGRTLLNKAKSLSSGRLTLYTFEINEKAQRFYEKHGFVVIGRGHENEENLPDIQYEWISQHNNS
- a CDS encoding M23 family metallopeptidase, with the protein product MRSRSIKQVTPQNFGIVFLHEQFDEIYKQCNEDFKEMISYEQFNELARSFNSNVKNYELISETTLNYVHSYVWVDDQQEKAINVMMDSHNRIHGLLLKPFLSFPESDKKYTQNTYIMPLNEEWYVFWGGVNEFINYHYAYETQRYAYDLVIMKNGTTFKDSAMCNENYYAFNKEVLAPADGKVVQVIDHLTDNAPGEMNALQPAGNLIVIEHNNKEYSMVAHLKNKSSLVQIGDTVKQGDAIALCGNSGNSSEPHIHFQVMDSQDYMNCQSIRIRFPEGKEPIQGDFTK